A single region of the Portunus trituberculatus isolate SZX2019 chromosome 29, ASM1759143v1, whole genome shotgun sequence genome encodes:
- the LOC123510494 gene encoding E-selectin-like isoform X2 — MCTGTLAGHQFGQGSQCWELGLENGTLGIKVEGRVVEIRCGEIVIWFDTVATWCVTQRGNTPAPSCITRGCPSLTPPRHGELAYHHRESVVKVTCDPGYTLTTGYDTIACDSGVWNATVPACQGPRSRCGELSLENGKVRISRRGRVAKFRCRKGFIRFDGDRFATCVRQRWNGRIPKCVRYGCPSLTPPRHGDLAYEYNQAMVRVTCDPGYSLKGQDIILCNSRVWNATVPACQASYTSPPVACTFERETCGWTNSPDNHFFWELKSAALLHLSDQNNSPVTDHTLGTAIGQFMSASTGPGGASDGEGKRATLYSPVFKAARRGVACFNFFYHIYGGRGTGELRVYFKPQDTSIEFVAPDFQTSSRSHASWVRQRLVFTNVTQPFQIVIESEGGIVAIDDVMVNYDVLCIIPTCSP, encoded by the exons ATGTGCACTGGCACTCTGGCAGGTCATCAGTTTG ggcaGGGGTCGCAGTGCTGGGAGCTGGGCCTCGAGAACGGGACTCTTGGGAtcaaggtggaaggaagagttGTGGAGATCAGATGTGGAGAAATCGTGATTTGGTTTGACACAGTTGCCACGTGGTGTGTAACACAGCGAGGGAACACACCTGCCCCCTCCTGTATTA cgcgTGGGTGTCCCTCCCTGACCCCTCCAAGACACGGCGAACTGGCTTACCATCACAGAGAGAGCGTGGTGAAGGTAACCTGTGACCCGGGCTACACTCTGACGACGGGTTACGATACCATTGCTTGTGACTCAGGTGTATGGAACGCCACGGTGCCCGCTtgtcaag gGCCGCGGTCGAGGTGTGGTGAGCTGAGCCTGGAGAACGGGAAGGTTAGGATcagtagaagagggagagtggcGAAGTTTAGATGCAGAAAAGGCTTCATTCGGTTTGACGGGGACAGATTCGCAACGTGTGTCCGGCAGCGATGGAACGGACGTATCCCCAAGTGTGTTA GGTACGGGTGTCCCTCCCTGACCCCCCCAAGACACGGTGACCTGGCTTACGAGTACAATCAGGCCATGGTGAGGGTGACCTGTGACCCGGGCTACAGTCTGAAGGGTCAAGACATCATTCTTTGTAACTCACGTGTATGGAACGCCACGGTGCCCGCTtgtcaag ccTCCTACACCTCCCCTCCCGTGGCGTgcacctttgagagagagacgtgtgggTGGACCAACTCTCCGGACAACCATTTCTTTTGGGAGTTGAAGTCCGCGGCTTTGCTTCATCTCTCTGACCAAAACAACTCCCCCGTCACCGACCACACGCTGGGGACcgctattg gCCAGTTCATGTCAGCGTCAACCGGCCCTGGGGGAGCCAGTGACGGAGAGGGAAAGCGCGCCACTCTCTATTCCCCCGTGTTTAAAGCCGCCCGCAGAGGAGTCGCCTGTTTCAACTTCTTTTACCACATCTACGGGGGACGAGGCACGG gcgagCTGCGGGTGTATTTCAAGCCACAAGACACAAGCATTGAGTTTGTGGCGCCAGATTTTCAGACCAGCAGTCGGTCACACGCCAGCTGGGTCAGACAGAGACTAGTCTTTACTAATGTGACGCAGCCGTTTCAG atagTGATTGAGTCAGAGGGAGGCATCGTGGCAATAGACGATGTGATGGTGAACTATGATGTACTCTGCATTATACCCACCTGTTCACCGTAG
- the LOC123510494 gene encoding E-selectin-like isoform X3, with the protein MAKFSLILFSLGIFISVTKIASQGGQGSQCWELGLENGTLGIKVEGRVVEIRCGEIVIWFDTVATWCVTQRGNTPAPSCITRGCPSLTPPRHGELAYHHRESVVKVTCDPGYTLTTGYDTIACDSGVWNATVPACQGPRSRCGELSLENGKVRISRRGRVAKFRCRKGFIRFDGDRFATCVRQRWNGRIPKCVRYGCPSLTPPRHGDLAYEYNQAMVRVTCDPGYSLKGQDIILCNSRVWNATVPACQASYTSPPVACTFERETCGWTNSPDNHFFWELKSAALLHLSDQNNSPVTDHTLGTAIGQFMSASTGPGGASDGEGKRATLYSPVFKAARRGVACFNFFYHIYGGRGTGELRVYFKPQDTSIEFVAPDFQTSSRSHASWVRQRLVFTNVTQPFQ; encoded by the exons atggcaaaattctctttaatcttattttctctcgGTATCTTCATCTCAGTTACAAAAATCGCTTCTCAGGGAG ggcaGGGGTCGCAGTGCTGGGAGCTGGGCCTCGAGAACGGGACTCTTGGGAtcaaggtggaaggaagagttGTGGAGATCAGATGTGGAGAAATCGTGATTTGGTTTGACACAGTTGCCACGTGGTGTGTAACACAGCGAGGGAACACACCTGCCCCCTCCTGTATTA cgcgTGGGTGTCCCTCCCTGACCCCTCCAAGACACGGCGAACTGGCTTACCATCACAGAGAGAGCGTGGTGAAGGTAACCTGTGACCCGGGCTACACTCTGACGACGGGTTACGATACCATTGCTTGTGACTCAGGTGTATGGAACGCCACGGTGCCCGCTtgtcaag gGCCGCGGTCGAGGTGTGGTGAGCTGAGCCTGGAGAACGGGAAGGTTAGGATcagtagaagagggagagtggcGAAGTTTAGATGCAGAAAAGGCTTCATTCGGTTTGACGGGGACAGATTCGCAACGTGTGTCCGGCAGCGATGGAACGGACGTATCCCCAAGTGTGTTA GGTACGGGTGTCCCTCCCTGACCCCCCCAAGACACGGTGACCTGGCTTACGAGTACAATCAGGCCATGGTGAGGGTGACCTGTGACCCGGGCTACAGTCTGAAGGGTCAAGACATCATTCTTTGTAACTCACGTGTATGGAACGCCACGGTGCCCGCTtgtcaag ccTCCTACACCTCCCCTCCCGTGGCGTgcacctttgagagagagacgtgtgggTGGACCAACTCTCCGGACAACCATTTCTTTTGGGAGTTGAAGTCCGCGGCTTTGCTTCATCTCTCTGACCAAAACAACTCCCCCGTCACCGACCACACGCTGGGGACcgctattg gCCAGTTCATGTCAGCGTCAACCGGCCCTGGGGGAGCCAGTGACGGAGAGGGAAAGCGCGCCACTCTCTATTCCCCCGTGTTTAAAGCCGCCCGCAGAGGAGTCGCCTGTTTCAACTTCTTTTACCACATCTACGGGGGACGAGGCACGG gcgagCTGCGGGTGTATTTCAAGCCACAAGACACAAGCATTGAGTTTGTGGCGCCAGATTTTCAGACCAGCAGTCGGTCACACGCCAGCTGGGTCAGACAGAGACTAGTCTTTACTAATGTGACGCAGCCGTTTCAG TGA
- the LOC123510494 gene encoding E-selectin-like isoform X1 — protein sequence MAKFSLILFSLGIFISVTKIASQGGQGSQCWELGLENGTLGIKVEGRVVEIRCGEIVIWFDTVATWCVTQRGNTPAPSCITRGCPSLTPPRHGELAYHHRESVVKVTCDPGYTLTTGYDTIACDSGVWNATVPACQGPRSRCGELSLENGKVRISRRGRVAKFRCRKGFIRFDGDRFATCVRQRWNGRIPKCVRYGCPSLTPPRHGDLAYEYNQAMVRVTCDPGYSLKGQDIILCNSRVWNATVPACQASYTSPPVACTFERETCGWTNSPDNHFFWELKSAALLHLSDQNNSPVTDHTLGTAIGQFMSASTGPGGASDGEGKRATLYSPVFKAARRGVACFNFFYHIYGGRGTGELRVYFKPQDTSIEFVAPDFQTSSRSHASWVRQRLVFTNVTQPFQIVIESEGGIVAIDDVMVNYDVLCIIPTCSP from the exons atggcaaaattctctttaatcttattttctctcgGTATCTTCATCTCAGTTACAAAAATCGCTTCTCAGGGAG ggcaGGGGTCGCAGTGCTGGGAGCTGGGCCTCGAGAACGGGACTCTTGGGAtcaaggtggaaggaagagttGTGGAGATCAGATGTGGAGAAATCGTGATTTGGTTTGACACAGTTGCCACGTGGTGTGTAACACAGCGAGGGAACACACCTGCCCCCTCCTGTATTA cgcgTGGGTGTCCCTCCCTGACCCCTCCAAGACACGGCGAACTGGCTTACCATCACAGAGAGAGCGTGGTGAAGGTAACCTGTGACCCGGGCTACACTCTGACGACGGGTTACGATACCATTGCTTGTGACTCAGGTGTATGGAACGCCACGGTGCCCGCTtgtcaag gGCCGCGGTCGAGGTGTGGTGAGCTGAGCCTGGAGAACGGGAAGGTTAGGATcagtagaagagggagagtggcGAAGTTTAGATGCAGAAAAGGCTTCATTCGGTTTGACGGGGACAGATTCGCAACGTGTGTCCGGCAGCGATGGAACGGACGTATCCCCAAGTGTGTTA GGTACGGGTGTCCCTCCCTGACCCCCCCAAGACACGGTGACCTGGCTTACGAGTACAATCAGGCCATGGTGAGGGTGACCTGTGACCCGGGCTACAGTCTGAAGGGTCAAGACATCATTCTTTGTAACTCACGTGTATGGAACGCCACGGTGCCCGCTtgtcaag ccTCCTACACCTCCCCTCCCGTGGCGTgcacctttgagagagagacgtgtgggTGGACCAACTCTCCGGACAACCATTTCTTTTGGGAGTTGAAGTCCGCGGCTTTGCTTCATCTCTCTGACCAAAACAACTCCCCCGTCACCGACCACACGCTGGGGACcgctattg gCCAGTTCATGTCAGCGTCAACCGGCCCTGGGGGAGCCAGTGACGGAGAGGGAAAGCGCGCCACTCTCTATTCCCCCGTGTTTAAAGCCGCCCGCAGAGGAGTCGCCTGTTTCAACTTCTTTTACCACATCTACGGGGGACGAGGCACGG gcgagCTGCGGGTGTATTTCAAGCCACAAGACACAAGCATTGAGTTTGTGGCGCCAGATTTTCAGACCAGCAGTCGGTCACACGCCAGCTGGGTCAGACAGAGACTAGTCTTTACTAATGTGACGCAGCCGTTTCAG atagTGATTGAGTCAGAGGGAGGCATCGTGGCAATAGACGATGTGATGGTGAACTATGATGTACTCTGCATTATACCCACCTGTTCACCGTAG
- the LOC123510494 gene encoding MAM and LDL-receptor class A domain-containing protein 1-like isoform X4, with product MAKFSLILFSLGIFISVTKIASQGGQGSQCWELGLENGTLGIKVEGRVVEIRCGEIVIWFDTVATWCVTQRGNTPAPSCITRGCPSLTPPRHGELAYHHRESVVKVTCDPGYTLTTGYDTIACDSGVWNATVPACQGPRSRCGELSLENGKVRISRRGRVAKFRCRKGFIRFDGDRFATCVRQRWNGRIPKCVTSYTSPPVACTFERETCGWTNSPDNHFFWELKSAALLHLSDQNNSPVTDHTLGTAIGQFMSASTGPGGASDGEGKRATLYSPVFKAARRGVACFNFFYHIYGGRGTGELRVYFKPQDTSIEFVAPDFQTSSRSHASWVRQRLVFTNVTQPFQIVIESEGGIVAIDDVMVNYDVLCIIPTCSP from the exons atggcaaaattctctttaatcttattttctctcgGTATCTTCATCTCAGTTACAAAAATCGCTTCTCAGGGAG ggcaGGGGTCGCAGTGCTGGGAGCTGGGCCTCGAGAACGGGACTCTTGGGAtcaaggtggaaggaagagttGTGGAGATCAGATGTGGAGAAATCGTGATTTGGTTTGACACAGTTGCCACGTGGTGTGTAACACAGCGAGGGAACACACCTGCCCCCTCCTGTATTA cgcgTGGGTGTCCCTCCCTGACCCCTCCAAGACACGGCGAACTGGCTTACCATCACAGAGAGAGCGTGGTGAAGGTAACCTGTGACCCGGGCTACACTCTGACGACGGGTTACGATACCATTGCTTGTGACTCAGGTGTATGGAACGCCACGGTGCCCGCTtgtcaag gGCCGCGGTCGAGGTGTGGTGAGCTGAGCCTGGAGAACGGGAAGGTTAGGATcagtagaagagggagagtggcGAAGTTTAGATGCAGAAAAGGCTTCATTCGGTTTGACGGGGACAGATTCGCAACGTGTGTCCGGCAGCGATGGAACGGACGTATCCCCAAGTGTGTTA ccTCCTACACCTCCCCTCCCGTGGCGTgcacctttgagagagagacgtgtgggTGGACCAACTCTCCGGACAACCATTTCTTTTGGGAGTTGAAGTCCGCGGCTTTGCTTCATCTCTCTGACCAAAACAACTCCCCCGTCACCGACCACACGCTGGGGACcgctattg gCCAGTTCATGTCAGCGTCAACCGGCCCTGGGGGAGCCAGTGACGGAGAGGGAAAGCGCGCCACTCTCTATTCCCCCGTGTTTAAAGCCGCCCGCAGAGGAGTCGCCTGTTTCAACTTCTTTTACCACATCTACGGGGGACGAGGCACGG gcgagCTGCGGGTGTATTTCAAGCCACAAGACACAAGCATTGAGTTTGTGGCGCCAGATTTTCAGACCAGCAGTCGGTCACACGCCAGCTGGGTCAGACAGAGACTAGTCTTTACTAATGTGACGCAGCCGTTTCAG atagTGATTGAGTCAGAGGGAGGCATCGTGGCAATAGACGATGTGATGGTGAACTATGATGTACTCTGCATTATACCCACCTGTTCACCGTAG